In Phycisphaerae bacterium, the DNA window TCACGCATCGGCCGCTTCAGTGTCTTGTCTTTCTCCTGCCATTGGTAATCGCCTACGAAGTGGGAATGGCGCTGTTCTACGCCGACCGCCCGGTCAACATGCGTCCGTCGCTCGCCGCCGAGGAACTGATCCTCTGGTTTTTCAGTCTGTTCGGTGGCACCGGCGCATACCTTCCCGGTGCGGTGCTGGTTGTTGTTCTGCTGGCATGGCATGTCGCCACGCGAAATCCCTGGAAGGTCACGTTGCAGCCGCTTGCCGGAATGGCGGGTGAAAGCGTCTTGCTCGCGATGCCGCTCCTGCTCTTTAACAATCAGCTTACCGGAGGGCTTCAGGCCGTCGCGCATACCGTGCCCCCCGACGCGGTTGGAGAGCCGCCGCGCGCCGTCATTGAATTGCTGCTCAGCGTCGGCGCGGGAATTTACGAGGAACTGGTGTTCCGCCTGATCATCATCGGACTGCTGAACCTGCTCTTGATTGACATCTGCGGAATGAAGAAGGTGGCCGGCGTTGCGGTGGCGATCATTGTCTCATCGCTGCTTTTCGCGCTGCATCACTACCCGCCCATCGGCTCGGATTTGACTTATACGGCGGGCGAGTTTGCTTTTCGAACGCTCGCCGGAGCATATCTCGCGGCGATTTTCGCATTTCGCGGATTCGGGTTGGCGGTGGGATGTCACACGATGTACGACGTGTTCGCGTTTCTCGCCAGTGGCTGATTCGCCGGGCGTTCGCCGTCATGCGATCAGGCCTGCCCGACTCAGTTCTTGTCTGCCTGAATCAATGCCTGCCGTTTGGCGGCCTGCAGCTTTGATTTCGCAATGTCGTCCGCGGGAGCAACCAGGTCAGGAATCGCCTTCTCGTACAATCGAATCGCCTCGGCGATGTTGCCCATTTTCAGTTCCTGGTCGGCGTTGGCCACGAGTGCCGCCGCATCGAAGGCCTTGGAAAGCGCGATCAGCTTCGCGCGGGCCTGTTTGTTCGGATATTTCCAGAGGGCATTGTCCAGCTTCTTCTTTGCCTCAAGCAAATCGCCGGACTTGATCGCGTCGCGAGCTTCGTTATACAGTCGCATCGACGACGCCATTTTCAGCTTGGCCTCAACCTGTTCAGACGGATCGATCGCATTCGCCGACTGGTATGCCGACTCCGCTGCGGAATAGTCTCGCTCCTGCATCGCCTTATCGCCGCGAACCATCCAGCTATATCGAGTTCGACCGTCTGCAATGTCCTTCGCAAGCTGACGAGTCGCGTCGGTCTGCCGAATGAGGATTGCTTCACGGCAGGCAAGTTGCGCCGCATCGAAGTCGTTCTCCGCGAGCGCTTTTCGGGCTCGCTGGAGCGCTTCGCCGTAATCGCGATCTTCCCGCTCTCGCTGGACTGCTTCGCGAAGCGAAGCGGGATCCAGCCCCGCGACGCTGGCGCTGGCTTCGTATGCCGGCAGCCGGTCCTCCGCTTCTTCGAAATCGCCGGACTCCGCCGCCTTGATTCCCTCGGACGCCAGGCGAATCGCGCGGCGCTTGGCTTTCAGCTTATTGCTCAACGACGCGAACGCCGGCAGATCGCTCCCGCGCAGACGTGCTTCGTCCAGCATTCGCTCAACCCGATCGAGTTGGTCATTGCGAAATGCCACTTCGCCCTCGACCAGCAGTTGCATGGTCTCAGCCTGATCCTTTGCGGATGCCAGTTCCGGGTCACTCGACGCCGCGACGATTACCTCCAGAAATTCCGCGCCGGCCTGTTCATACTGCTCTTGATGGTACAAGCGAAGGCCATCTTCGATCCTCGATTGCAGACTGCTCAGGGCCGGGCGGTGGGCCAGTTCGTTCCACCACGCTCTGCTGCCCATATACCCCGCGATCAGCAGCATGATCGTCGCGGCGACCGGAATCAGAATCGGACGTTTCCGCTTCGGCGGATCTTCGGTCGGCGCCGGAATCGGAATCTGCTGCGGCTCCGAAACACGGCGTTTGACCGGCCCGGTCTTGTGCGAGCGGATCGATGCACGCTCGGTCGCGATGGGCGTGGAGCGTGTCGCCGGCGCGGCACTTGCTGAAGTCGAAGCTCCGACGGCTGGGCGTTGCGTCAACTTCTCGGTTCGGTCGATCACTACGCCGCGGCGGCTTTGCGCGGTCGATTCGGTCGAAGTGCGGTTCGCCGCGGCGGCCGGCGCGGACTTGGCGTGACGAATGACCGGCGCGACCTGCTTGGCTGCGGGTTCCGGAGCCGATTCGAGACTAATGCGATGGGTTGTCGTCGTGGCCTGCGTCGGCAGAAGATGGAGCAACGAGGGCGGGCCGCCGGTTTTTGCCTGATTGGCTGTGCCGGGCAATTCCGATCGCGACTCGACAACATGCGACAACGCGGTCCGGCCCACCGTCGGTGACGCGTTCGCGCGAGGCGCGTTGAACTTCCGGATGATGTCCTGAAGCACCTCCTCGGCCGTCGCATATCGTTCGTCGATGTCCTTCGCCGTCATCTTCGCGAGTATCACGGCAAGTGCCGGCGGCACGGCCCGATTCAGAGCGCTGGCCTTCGGAAGTGCCGCACTCATGTCACAGTGCCATTGTCTCCAGCGTTCGGCTGCGCCCAGCGGATCGCGAGTGATGTGCGCGAAGTGTGCGTGCAGTGCCCGGCGGCCGACGCAAACCTCGTACACCGATACGCCAAGGCCGTAGATGTCCACGCGGTCATCGTGGGGCATCCCCATTTGCAGTTCGGGCGCGGCATACTTGAATTGAATGACCGGAGGCGGAGTGTGATCGCCTTCATGCACGGCACACGAAAAATTCGCGATCCGAACCTGCCCGTTCGGAGACATCAGCAGGTTGGAAGGCACAATATCCCGGTGCACGATTTTTCGCGAATGAAGCGAACGCAGTCCGAGACAGCCGTACTTGAGCAGCCGCAGCGCATCGGCCGGGCCGACCTTTCGTTTGGAGATGAGGGACTCGAGCCAGTCGCCGCTGACGAACTCCTCAACGATGAACAAACCCTGATCGTCCGCGATCAGTTCATGGATGCCGACGACGTTTCGGGCATCCTTCGGCACGCGCGCCAGAAGCTGCGCTTCGCGCTTGAAGTCGCCGCACGCCAGCGGATCATCGAGGAGTCCGGGATTGAGCTGTTTGATCACGACAAGGCGGTCGAGCATCGCGTCGCGCGCGTTGTAGATGATCGCGTGATGGCTGTTGCGGATTCGATCGAGAATTCTGTACTTGCCCAGCCCGCTGCCGAAAGGAATACCTCGAGCAACCAGCGCGCGCTCCGCGCCCTGCGGTGTGGTGGAAGACAGGGGCGCGGGAGGTTTCGGGAACTCCGACGAATCGGGTGGAGGATTATCGTTCCAGATATCTGCCATGACTAACGTAACCGGGCTTCGCCAGACGCCCAGCCCCCATCATTCCCAGTATCAGATGCGCTCCCCGGCCGTGGCACGTCGATGACGCTCGGTTCGGTCCGGGCTGGTATGCCTAACTCAAGTGCGTTTCGCGACCGATGTTTCGCTGGTGTCGTGGACGGTGATGAGCACTCAAGCACGCGGATTATTCGACGGATTTAACCATCGACTGGCGCGAGAAGCCCATCGATCATCCGATTATTCTAGGCAAACCAACTTTCATAAGTCCAGAGTGAGTCGAACTTTCGAACGCCAGTCCCGGCCAGCGCCGATACCTCGGCATCCCCGGGCGGATCATCAAGCAATCGGCGACTGCGATCGATCGGAAGCGCTGAGCAATAAATAGGAGTATGAACATTCAATCACTTGTTTTTTTTCGGATGCGTTGAGGAATGAACCCATAACACCTACCATACACCGCTATGATTCTCCTTCCATCGAGTATTCACCCCAATTCCCTTTTTAGATTCAGACGGCCGGCGAAGGCTTACTGGCTACTTGCTGTCACTTTGGCCGCGTTGGCCTTCAATGGAGAGCCGGTTTTCGGCCAATTTGGACCGACCCGGGTAGAGGTCGCGGCCGTGAAAGAGGAAAAGATTGCGCCGACGACCCGGCTGGTCGGCACGGTCGTTCCTCAACGCCGTGCCACCGTGGCTGCCGAGGTTTCGGGCTGGGCCATTGAGTTTCCGGTCAGCCGCGGCGACTACGTCCGAAAAGGTGATGTGATCTGCCGTCTTCGCGATGCACAGCATCGATTCGCCTATCTGGAGGCCGAAGCGCGGTACGCGGACGCACAGGCCGTGCTCGCCGTCGCCAGGGCCGAACTGGACAAGGCGAACTTCGAGGAAAATCGAATTCGAAACCTGAGGGACACGGCGGAGAAGGAGCGCGTCGTGGCGAAGGCCGATCTTGACGCGGCCCAGGCGCGCGTGGCCCAGGCCGAAGCGTCGTCGGCGGCAGCGGATGCCGTCCGCCAGCGGCTGTCCGACTCGCTCGCCCGCACCGAAGTCCGAGCGCCGTTCGATGGGTTTGTGGTGACGCGGCGTGCCGAGTTGGGCGAATGGGTTCAGCAGGGCGGCCCGGTCGTGGAGTTGATCGACCTTTCCACGGCTCGGGTGCGGCTGAATGTGCCCGAAGCATATATCGATTTCAACGAAGTCGGCGTCGAGGTGACGGTTTCGATCGATGCGCTAAGCCGGGAATTTGCGAGCCGGGTGTCGCGCGTGGTGCCGGATGCCGACCCGCAGGCGCGGACCTTTTCCGTGGATGTCGACATCCGGAACCCGGATTTTGCGATCAAAGCCGGCATGTTCGCGCGTGGGAACATGCCTTGCGGGCCGATCGCGAACCGGCTCGTCGTCCCCAAGGACGCCATCGTCAGCCGCGGTCCCATGAACTTCATCTTTGTCATTCGTCAATCGGTTGATGGGGCGATTGCCGACATGCGGCCCGTGACCATCATTTCCGAAGTCATCGATCGTGTCGCCGTCGATGTCCCCGGCTTGCAGGCAGGTGACATTGTCGTGACACGTGGCAACGAAATGATGTACGCGCCCGGGCCGGTGGTGATCATGTCCAGAACCGCTTCCCAGCCTGCCCGGAGCGACACACCCGCGACGCAGCCCGTTGTCGATGAGGGCGGTGCAACTCGCGAGTCTGCCGCGGGCGATACCCATTCGAACAGGGCGGGGTAAGACAGAGCAATGAGACTTGTCGATCATTTCATTCATAATCCCGTCAAGGTGTGGGTCTGCGTTCTGCTGCTGGTCCTGTTCGGACTGCTGGCGATCGTCCCGCCGTCAATCATCCCGTCGCCGCTGCGCGCGCCGGTGCAACTGACACCGACGATTGACCAGCCGATTGTCACCGTCAACACGATCTGGGAAGGGGCAAGTCCCGAGGAGGTGGAGCGCGAAATCCTCGACAAGCAGGAGGACATGCTCAAGAGCATTCAGAATCTGCGGAAGATGACCGGAACCGCTCGGCAGAGCCAGGGTTCGGTGGAACTGGAGTTCATCGTCGGAACCAATCAGGACATCGCCAAACAGGATGTGTCTGATGCATTGCGCCGCGTGAAGTACCAGATCCCGCAGGACGAGTTCGACAATCCCACGGTTGTCAGCGGCCGCGAATTTGGTGAAGAAGCCATTGCGTGGATCATTCTTTCCAGTGAACACGAGGATATCTACGTCCCGGACTACCAGATCCTGGTCGAAGAGGACGTCAAGCCGATGCTGGAGCGCGTGGACGGCATCGCTTCCGTCGCGGTGCTCGGCGGCAAGGAGCGTGAAATCCAGGTCGTCGTCGATCCGTACAAGCTTGCGCAGGCCGGCGTGACTTTCGGGACATTGGAAAGAGCGCTGGTCACGCAGAATACGAACGTGGCCGCCGGCAACAGCGCTCAGGGGAAACGCGACATCGTCATTCGCACGATGGGCCGATACGAATCTCTCGACGATGTTCGACAAACCGTCATCGAGGTCGGACCCGGCGGCCCGATCCGCGTCGGGGACGTCGCGGATGTCGTCGATTCGTTCAAGAAGCAATACAGCTTCGTCCGAAGCAACGGCCGGTATGTCATGGCCATTCCGGCCTATCGTCGCACAGGCTCGAACGTCATCGAGGCGATGGATGGATTGAAGAAAGCCATCGCCGAGGCGAACGAGACGATTCTCGCGCCGCGCGGTCTGAACCTCGAAATGACGCAGGTTTATGACGAGACCACCTATATCCACAGTTCGATCGACCTTGTTCGCTCGAACATCTACTGGGGCGGCGCGCTGGCCATCGTCGTATTGATGCTCTTCCTGAGGAACATCAGCGCGACTTTCATCGTGGCCGTCTCGATTCCGATCTGCGTGATCGGGACGTTTCTGATCATTCCGGTCACGCAGCGTTCGATCAATGTGGTGATGCTCGCGGGACTGGCCTTCGCGGTCGGCATGGTTGTCGACAACGCAATCGTTGTACTCGAAAACATCTATCGCCATCGGGAGATGGGGAAGTCCGCGATTCAGGCGGCGTCGGACGGCGGGAGCGAAGTCTGGGGCGCCGTGCTGGCCAATACGCTGACGACGATGATCGTTTTCCTGCCGATCGTCTTCGTGAAGGAAGAGGCCGGCCAGTTGTTCCGCGATATCGCGATCGCCATTTGCGGTGCGGTGGGGTTGTCGCTGCTTGTGTCCGTGACGGTCATTCCTGTGATGTGTTCACGACTGCTTGGGCGCGTCAGGATTGCAAGCGAAATGCAGAGCGGCTTTCTGGCGGACCGCGTTGCGGGGATCGTTCGGTGGATCAACCATCGCGTCGTCGCGAAGGTCGGCGTTGTCGGCGTCGCGATGTTTTTGTCGTTTTTTCTAAGTCGGGCAATGGCTCCCGAGCCTGATTATCTTCCTTCCGGCAACAAGAATCTGATATTCGGATTTCTCCTCACGCCGCCGGGCTACAACACGCCGGAGTTCGCGAACATCGGAAAGATCATTGAGGACGGTGATCCCTCGCGAGGACTGATCGGCATTCGGAAATTCTGGGAAACCAAACCCGGAACGCCCGAGCACGAGAAGCTGCTTCGCGACTGGTCGCAAATCGTTGAGAACACCGCCGTCAAACAGCGCGAAGCTCAGATCGCCGGGCTGAAAGCGACGATCACCGATCCGAAATCCGATCGGGCGGCGCGCCGCAGTGCGAAGGAGCGGATTTCTGAATTGGAGCGAGAGATTGAGGAGTGGCGACTGCCGCCGCCGCTGATCCAGGATTTCTTCTATGTCGCGTTCAACGGCGGCTGTTTCATGGGCTGTTCCAGCACCCAGTCGGATTATGTGAAGCCGTTGGTCAATGTGCTTTCGTCAAGCCAGTTTGGAATCGTTGATTCCTTTGCATTTTTCTTTCAACCCGGGATTTTCTCCGGCAACTCCAGTAAATCAGTGGACATCGAGATTCGCGGAGAGAATCTCGAGAAAGTCGTCGCGGCTGGTACCACGGTCATGGGCGCCTGTCGTCAACGATTTGGATTCGTCGAACCGGGACCGAGAAACTTCGCTCAGGGTCGTCGCGAGGATCGCCTCGTACCGGATCGCGTCAAGGCCGGTGACCTCGGTTTGACAACGGCCGATCTGGGGGCGATCGTCCGCGCTTGCGGCGATGGACGGGTTGTCGGGCAATATCGTGAACAGGGCCGCAGTCTGGATCTGTCGATCAAAGTGCGTGGGACGGAGGATCCGACCGGCGGGCGTAGCGCGACGAACATGATTCAGTCCGTGCCGATCTTCACACCAGCCGGCCGGATCGTGCCGCTGGGATCATTGTGCGGCGTGGTGAACACGCTTGCGCCGGAGGAGATACGGCACATCGAAACGCAGCCGGCGGTGAAGCTGACAGTCAATCCGCCGGAGGGCATGTCGCTTCAGCAGGTGATTGACACGATTCAGGACGAAATCATCACGCCGATGCGCGGCGAAGGTCTGGGCCCGATGAAGGCGCGCATGGATCCGTCCGTTGTGGTCAATTTCGCGGGCAATGCCGACAAGCTGGCACAGACCTGGGACTCGCTGAAATGGCTGCTGGCCTTGTCTCTGTTGATCTGTTTTCTGATCATGGCGGGGCTGTTTGAGTCATTTGCGTACCCCTTCGTCATCATTTTGACCGTGCCGCTCGCGGTCGTCGGCGGATTCTTCGGTCTCTGGCTGGTTCACAGCTGGACGCTTTCGAATCCCGTCATGGCCGTGCAGAAGCTAGATGTGCTGACGATTCTGGGATTTGTCATTCTACTGGGCATCGTTGTAAACAACGGGATCCTGATCGTACACCAGTCATTGAATTTCATTCGTGGTGGCATGGAATCGAAGGACGCCATTACCGAGTCCGTGCGAACGCGCATGCGCCCAATCTTCATGACGGTGCTGACGACGCTGGTGGGACAGCTGCTGCTCGTGATCCGTCCCGGTTCGGGTGCGGAGATGTATCGCGGAGTTGGGGCAGTAGTTCTCGGCGGATTGCTTTGTTCGACGGTCTTTACGCTCTTCGTCATCCCGGCGATGCTATCTCTGTTTATCGGCGTGCGCGTCCGACTGAGCCGCGTGCTCTTCGGCGGAGCGACCGTGTCTCGATCGAGCGAACCTTCCGCGATTGGCCAGGCGGTCCCGGTGCCCGCTGTTGTGCCGGAGCTGGAGTCCACCCGTCGCTGAGCGGCGGACGCTTCCCTTTCGGCGTTGAAGGTCCGAATTGCGCGCGGCGGAATCCGATGAAGCTTCGGCTTCGACCTTTCGACGAAGCTGTTCCTGAGTACAATGACTGCGATTATCTGAATCGGAATTGAGTTGCGTCCCCCGGCGTTGAGGAGGTCTCTATCCGACATGCGAATCCGTGAACGGTTGTCCGCCGGCCGCCCATGTTTTTCATTTGAGTTCTTTCCACCCAAGACAGATGCCGGTCTGGAAAGCCTTCGCGAGTCGGTGCGCGCGCTTCGCGATCTGAATCCAACCTTCGTCTCAGTCACCTACGGCGCGGGCGGCAGCACGCGCGACCGCACGATCGGATTGGTGACAGAAATTCAGCGACACTACGGCATTGACGTGATGGCTCATCTGACCTGCGTGGGCGCTTCGCGT includes these proteins:
- a CDS encoding efflux RND transporter periplasmic adaptor subunit gives rise to the protein MKEEKIAPTTRLVGTVVPQRRATVAAEVSGWAIEFPVSRGDYVRKGDVICRLRDAQHRFAYLEAEARYADAQAVLAVARAELDKANFEENRIRNLRDTAEKERVVAKADLDAAQARVAQAEASSAAADAVRQRLSDSLARTEVRAPFDGFVVTRRAELGEWVQQGGPVVELIDLSTARVRLNVPEAYIDFNEVGVEVTVSIDALSREFASRVSRVVPDADPQARTFSVDVDIRNPDFAIKAGMFARGNMPCGPIANRLVVPKDAIVSRGPMNFIFVIRQSVDGAIADMRPVTIISEVIDRVAVDVPGLQAGDIVVTRGNEMMYAPGPVVIMSRTASQPARSDTPATQPVVDEGGATRESAAGDTHSNRAG
- a CDS encoding CPBP family intramembrane metalloprotease, with amino-acid sequence MRKRVTKRTPPKTQARRTRRTRSELSSAYLDVTHRPLQCLVFLLPLVIAYEVGMALFYADRPVNMRPSLAAEELILWFFSLFGGTGAYLPGAVLVVVLLAWHVATRNPWKVTLQPLAGMAGESVLLAMPLLLFNNQLTGGLQAVAHTVPPDAVGEPPRAVIELLLSVGAGIYEELVFRLIIIGLLNLLLIDICGMKKVAGVAVAIIVSSLLFALHHYPPIGSDLTYTAGEFAFRTLAGAYLAAIFAFRGFGLAVGCHTMYDVFAFLASG
- a CDS encoding protein kinase, whose translation is MADIWNDNPPPDSSEFPKPPAPLSSTTPQGAERALVARGIPFGSGLGKYRILDRIRNSHHAIIYNARDAMLDRLVVIKQLNPGLLDDPLACGDFKREAQLLARVPKDARNVVGIHELIADDQGLFIVEEFVSGDWLESLISKRKVGPADALRLLKYGCLGLRSLHSRKIVHRDIVPSNLLMSPNGQVRIANFSCAVHEGDHTPPPVIQFKYAAPELQMGMPHDDRVDIYGLGVSVYEVCVGRRALHAHFAHITRDPLGAAERWRQWHCDMSAALPKASALNRAVPPALAVILAKMTAKDIDERYATAEEVLQDIIRKFNAPRANASPTVGRTALSHVVESRSELPGTANQAKTGGPPSLLHLLPTQATTTTHRISLESAPEPAAKQVAPVIRHAKSAPAAAANRTSTESTAQSRRGVVIDRTEKLTQRPAVGASTSASAAPATRSTPIATERASIRSHKTGPVKRRVSEPQQIPIPAPTEDPPKRKRPILIPVAATIMLLIAGYMGSRAWWNELAHRPALSSLQSRIEDGLRLYHQEQYEQAGAEFLEVIVAASSDPELASAKDQAETMQLLVEGEVAFRNDQLDRVERMLDEARLRGSDLPAFASLSNKLKAKRRAIRLASEGIKAAESGDFEEAEDRLPAYEASASVAGLDPASLREAVQREREDRDYGEALQRARKALAENDFDAAQLACREAILIRQTDATRQLAKDIADGRTRYSWMVRGDKAMQERDYSAAESAYQSANAIDPSEQVEAKLKMASSMRLYNEARDAIKSGDLLEAKKKLDNALWKYPNKQARAKLIALSKAFDAAALVANADQELKMGNIAEAIRLYEKAIPDLVAPADDIAKSKLQAAKRQALIQADKN
- a CDS encoding efflux RND transporter permease subunit, whose translation is MRLVDHFIHNPVKVWVCVLLLVLFGLLAIVPPSIIPSPLRAPVQLTPTIDQPIVTVNTIWEGASPEEVEREILDKQEDMLKSIQNLRKMTGTARQSQGSVELEFIVGTNQDIAKQDVSDALRRVKYQIPQDEFDNPTVVSGREFGEEAIAWIILSSEHEDIYVPDYQILVEEDVKPMLERVDGIASVAVLGGKEREIQVVVDPYKLAQAGVTFGTLERALVTQNTNVAAGNSAQGKRDIVIRTMGRYESLDDVRQTVIEVGPGGPIRVGDVADVVDSFKKQYSFVRSNGRYVMAIPAYRRTGSNVIEAMDGLKKAIAEANETILAPRGLNLEMTQVYDETTYIHSSIDLVRSNIYWGGALAIVVLMLFLRNISATFIVAVSIPICVIGTFLIIPVTQRSINVVMLAGLAFAVGMVVDNAIVVLENIYRHREMGKSAIQAASDGGSEVWGAVLANTLTTMIVFLPIVFVKEEAGQLFRDIAIAICGAVGLSLLVSVTVIPVMCSRLLGRVRIASEMQSGFLADRVAGIVRWINHRVVAKVGVVGVAMFLSFFLSRAMAPEPDYLPSGNKNLIFGFLLTPPGYNTPEFANIGKIIEDGDPSRGLIGIRKFWETKPGTPEHEKLLRDWSQIVENTAVKQREAQIAGLKATITDPKSDRAARRSAKERISELEREIEEWRLPPPLIQDFFYVAFNGGCFMGCSSTQSDYVKPLVNVLSSSQFGIVDSFAFFFQPGIFSGNSSKSVDIEIRGENLEKVVAAGTTVMGACRQRFGFVEPGPRNFAQGRREDRLVPDRVKAGDLGLTTADLGAIVRACGDGRVVGQYREQGRSLDLSIKVRGTEDPTGGRSATNMIQSVPIFTPAGRIVPLGSLCGVVNTLAPEEIRHIETQPAVKLTVNPPEGMSLQQVIDTIQDEIITPMRGEGLGPMKARMDPSVVVNFAGNADKLAQTWDSLKWLLALSLLICFLIMAGLFESFAYPFVIILTVPLAVVGGFFGLWLVHSWTLSNPVMAVQKLDVLTILGFVILLGIVVNNGILIVHQSLNFIRGGMESKDAITESVRTRMRPIFMTVLTTLVGQLLLVIRPGSGAEMYRGVGAVVLGGLLCSTVFTLFVIPAMLSLFIGVRVRLSRVLFGGATVSRSSEPSAIGQAVPVPAVVPELESTRR